From the Methanomicrobiales archaeon genome, one window contains:
- the hemA gene encoding glutamyl-tRNA reductase produces MTDAPLLAPLAIATISHHTAKGEELEACRFPDEIAFLQAAGEHFRGVLLLQTCNRVEVLVQGDAARLSAYLSGQGKGGFSCLSGRSVLVHLLELAAGIDSMIVGEDQILGQMKTALATARQAGTASPLIELCIDKAVHVGIQVRRRTQINRGAVSIGSAAVLLAEQQLGSLERRHILVVGSGEMGMLVAQALAAKRLTAIYVANRTYERAVILAEKIGGRAVNLKDLYHYIALSDVVISCTSAPHPIIRRDELAEAMKGRVWPSDRTAHPLILIDIAQPRDVEEGAERIEGVRLFNIDSLRSISDSNLLSRRQEAEKAREFIEEETSEFVRLVNRAASDHVLADLYRWAETIRIRERDRALARLGANDDRRVAGVVDDLSRVLVKKLLSDATIAIRTSSECGDLQGAEALVRAITQGEKVCFRRED; encoded by the coding sequence ATGACTGACGCGCCGCTCCTCGCCCCCCTGGCGATCGCGACCATCTCCCACCACACGGCGAAGGGCGAGGAGCTCGAGGCCTGCCGCTTCCCCGACGAGATCGCGTTCCTGCAGGCGGCCGGAGAGCATTTCCGCGGAGTGCTCCTCCTCCAGACCTGCAACCGCGTGGAGGTGCTGGTGCAGGGGGACGCCGCCCGGCTCTCCGCCTACCTCTCCGGGCAGGGGAAGGGGGGTTTCTCCTGCCTCTCCGGGCGCAGCGTGCTCGTCCACCTGCTGGAACTCGCCGCCGGTATCGACTCCATGATCGTAGGGGAGGACCAGATCCTGGGGCAGATGAAGACCGCCCTTGCCACCGCCCGCCAGGCCGGTACGGCATCCCCCCTCATCGAGCTCTGCATCGACAAGGCGGTCCATGTCGGGATCCAGGTGAGGAGGCGCACCCAGATCAACCGGGGGGCGGTATCCATCGGATCGGCGGCGGTGCTGCTGGCCGAACAGCAGCTCGGGAGCCTGGAACGCCGCCACATCCTCGTCGTCGGCAGCGGGGAGATGGGCATGCTGGTCGCCCAGGCCCTCGCCGCCAAGCGGCTGACCGCCATCTACGTGGCGAACCGCACCTACGAGCGTGCGGTCATCCTGGCCGAGAAGATCGGGGGGAGGGCCGTGAACTTAAAAGACCTCTACCACTACATCGCCCTCTCCGACGTCGTCATCTCCTGCACATCCGCCCCGCATCCCATCATCCGCAGGGACGAACTTGCCGAGGCGATGAAGGGGAGGGTATGGCCCTCGGATCGCACTGCGCACCCGCTGATCCTGATCGACATCGCCCAGCCGCGGGACGTGGAGGAGGGGGCGGAGCGGATCGAGGGGGTGCGCCTCTTTAATATCGACAGCCTCCGCTCCATCAGCGACAGCAACCTCCTCTCCCGACGGCAGGAGGCGGAGAAGGCGCGGGAGTTCATCGAGGAGGAGACGTCCGAGTTCGTGCGGCTGGTCAACCGCGCCGCCTCCGACCACGTGCTCGCGGATCTCTACCGCTGGGCCGAGACGATTCGCATCCGCGAACGGGACCGAGCGCTCGCCCGTCTGGGGGCGAACGACGACCGGCGGGTCGCTGGCGTGGTGGACGATCTCTCGAGGGTGCTCGTGAAGAAGCTCCTCTCGGATGCGACGATTGCCATCCGCACGAGTTCGGAATGCGGAGATCTGCAGGGAGCCGAGGCCCTGGTACGGGCTATCACCCAGGGAGAGAAAGTATGTTTCCGGAGAGAAGACTGA
- a CDS encoding DUF1616 domain-containing protein yields MEEPSQCAQSRVGAVSQRGIPLDLAGTYIWTICTLMVVYIPVLSATPLRLLFGLPLVLFVPGYALIAALFPRKGDLDGIERVALSFGLSIAVVPLIGLGLNYTPFGIRLDPILASLVAFTVAMAAVAQYRRHLLGPEERYEVSSGAMLAAMRDGFGGKGGTRTDRVLSVVLVASVVVAIGTLTYVVLVPREGEHFTEFYILGEGGKATGYPTAFSAGTPQKVIIGIGNHEYRTVNYTVETYLLESRFDERTNLTTMEDSRRLDRFSLAVPHNATEERLYTFTAPDPRYNRIEFLLFNESVPDGAMPLAERLNSSYRDLHLWIDVT; encoded by the coding sequence ATGGAAGAACCGAGTCAGTGTGCGCAGAGCCGGGTCGGAGCGGTGAGCCAGCGGGGGATTCCGCTGGATCTGGCAGGCACATACATCTGGACCATCTGCACGCTCATGGTCGTCTACATCCCTGTCCTGAGCGCCACGCCTCTGCGCCTCCTCTTCGGGCTCCCACTTGTCCTCTTCGTCCCGGGCTACGCCCTGATCGCGGCCCTCTTCCCGAGGAAGGGCGACCTCGACGGCATCGAACGTGTGGCTCTCTCCTTCGGGCTCTCCATCGCGGTGGTACCCCTGATCGGCCTGGGGCTGAACTATACGCCCTTCGGGATCCGCTTGGATCCGATCCTGGCGTCCCTGGTGGCGTTCACGGTCGCGATGGCGGCAGTCGCCCAGTACCGGCGGCATCTGCTGGGTCCGGAGGAGCGCTACGAGGTTTCGTCCGGCGCGATGCTGGCCGCCATGCGGGACGGTTTCGGCGGCAAGGGGGGGACCCGCACGGACCGCGTTCTCTCGGTTGTCCTCGTCGCCTCCGTCGTGGTCGCGATCGGCACTCTCACGTATGTGGTGCTGGTGCCCAGGGAAGGGGAGCATTTCACCGAGTTCTACATCCTGGGGGAGGGGGGGAAGGCGACGGGATACCCGACAGCCTTCTCCGCGGGCACACCGCAGAAAGTGATCATCGGCATCGGGAACCACGAGTACCGCACCGTCAACTACACCGTGGAGACCTACCTGCTGGAGAGCCGGTTCGACGAGCGCACCAACCTGACCACGATGGAAGATTCGCGGCGCCTGGACCGGTTCAGCCTGGCGGTCCCCCATAACGCGACAGAGGAGCGGCTCTACACCTTCACGGCACCCGATCCCCGCTACAACCGCATCGAGTTCCTGCTCTTCAACGAGAGCGTTCCCGATGGTGCGATGCCGTTGGCGGAGCGGCTCAACAGCAGCTACCGGGACCTGCACCTCTGGATCGACGTTACCTGA
- a CDS encoding SDR family oxidoreductase: protein MQFVVTGGAGFIGSHLSEALRERGDVIILDDLSSGKEANIRHLLDGDRVRFIEGSVTDLHLLQDVFRGTDCIFHQAAIASVPRSVADPIATHAVNATGTLNVLVAARDAGVPKVVLASSSAVYGDDPTLPKHEGMLPNPLSPYAAQKATGEYYASAFSALFGLRTVCLRYFNVYGPRQDPASEYAAVIPKFTACLLAGEPPLIHGEGSQTRDFVFVQDVVRANIAAMESDATGIFNIAGGTPLSVNDLARMIQEILGTDLEPVHGAARPGDIRDSYADIARARERLGWRPRYPLKEGLARTVDWFAAQRQASLV from the coding sequence ATGCAATTCGTAGTAACCGGAGGTGCCGGCTTCATCGGTTCGCACCTCTCCGAGGCCCTTCGGGAGAGAGGAGACGTGATCATCCTCGATGATCTCTCGTCCGGGAAGGAGGCAAATATTCGCCACCTCCTCGACGGGGATCGGGTTCGCTTCATCGAAGGGAGCGTCACCGATCTCCACCTCCTCCAGGATGTCTTCCGGGGGACTGACTGCATCTTTCATCAGGCGGCGATCGCGAGTGTGCCGCGCTCTGTAGCCGATCCCATCGCCACCCATGCGGTGAACGCGACCGGCACCCTGAACGTGCTCGTCGCCGCCCGGGACGCCGGCGTCCCGAAGGTGGTGCTCGCCTCTTCGTCCGCCGTCTACGGCGACGACCCGACCCTCCCAAAACACGAGGGGATGCTCCCGAATCCTCTCTCGCCGTACGCAGCCCAGAAGGCGACCGGCGAATACTACGCCAGTGCATTCTCCGCTCTCTTCGGACTCCGGACGGTCTGCCTCCGCTATTTCAACGTATACGGGCCCCGTCAGGACCCAGCCTCCGAGTACGCCGCCGTGATCCCGAAGTTCACCGCCTGCCTCCTCGCCGGTGAGCCGCCCCTGATCCACGGCGAGGGGAGCCAGACGAGGGACTTCGTCTTCGTGCAGGACGTGGTGCGGGCGAACATCGCTGCAATGGAGTCGGATGCCACGGGAATCTTCAACATCGCCGGCGGCACCCCGCTGTCCGTGAACGATCTGGCGCGGATGATCCAGGAGATTCTCGGGACCGATCTCGAGCCCGTCCATGGCGCTGCCCGCCCCGGCGACATCCGCGACTCCTACGCCGACATCGCAAGGGCGAGAGAGCGATTGGGCTGGAGGCCGCGGTATCCGCTGAAGGAAGGGCTCGCCAGGACGGTCGATTGGTTCGCAGCGCAGCGGCAGGCAAGTCTCGTTTAG
- a CDS encoding bifunctional precorrin-2 dehydrogenase/sirohydrochlorin ferrochelatase, with the protein MIPLLIDLGGRRVVVFGGGDVSLRKAAFFCREADVVVVSRSFVPDLRSLAVEMRELDLAAASDAMLEEILAGAFLAVAATDDPAVNNRIGRICRQLGIHFNNAEGESGDVIVPSVVKGENFAIAITTFGRSPAIARYLRMALEETYPMLDDMIRLQEDLRRELRRVEPSRTRRSEVLWEVLRDREVWEAISRGHDAAWRVVRGRYLHD; encoded by the coding sequence ATGATCCCCCTCCTGATCGATCTCGGCGGAAGAAGGGTTGTCGTCTTCGGAGGGGGCGATGTGAGCCTGCGGAAGGCTGCATTCTTCTGCAGGGAGGCGGACGTGGTGGTGGTGAGCCGTTCGTTTGTGCCGGATCTCAGGAGCCTCGCCGTGGAGATGCGTGAGCTGGATCTCGCGGCGGCGTCCGATGCGATGCTGGAGGAGATCCTGGCCGGGGCGTTCCTGGCGGTGGCAGCGACGGACGATCCCGCCGTCAACAACCGCATCGGGCGGATCTGTCGCCAGCTCGGCATTCACTTCAACAATGCCGAGGGGGAGAGCGGAGACGTAATCGTGCCGTCTGTCGTGAAGGGCGAGAACTTCGCCATCGCCATCACCACCTTCGGACGCTCGCCCGCCATCGCCCGCTACCTGCGGATGGCGCTCGAGGAGACCTATCCCATGCTCGACGATATGATACGCCTCCAGGAGGATCTGCGGCGGGAGCTCCGCCGGGTCGAGCCCTCCCGCACGCGGCGTTCTGAAGTGCTCTGGGAGGTGTTGCGGGACAGGGAGGTCTGGGAGGCGATATCCCGCGGGCACGATGCCGCCTGGAGGGTGGTGCGGGGGAGGTACCTTCATGACTGA
- the cbiG gene encoding cobalt-precorrin 5A hydrolase, translating into MTGTVVITMPHALGNGELIARTLGADLVPYSGDAFRDAFSRYRRIVALMAAGIAVRQLAPLIQSKWEDPAVVVVSPDLAHAIPILGGHHGGNALARELQACLGIQAVITTATEAAGRESVEGIAAREGCTVLNRTSTRAANAAMLEGDVPLYAIPGPGVVIAGPSVSILLRGGEYVVGIGCRRGVSRDEVLSALSKGLRDAGIGPDSVLAYATTERKRGESALSEAVSALSGNLVFLQDAQINAQPPGTPSAAARLGLQGVAEPCARALSGRKEIVMAKRAYGRVTVAVAR; encoded by the coding sequence ATGACCGGCACTGTCGTCATCACCATGCCGCACGCTCTCGGGAACGGGGAGCTGATCGCCCGCACCCTGGGGGCGGACCTGGTGCCCTACTCGGGAGACGCCTTCCGCGACGCCTTCTCACGCTACCGCCGGATCGTTGCGCTCATGGCCGCCGGGATCGCGGTGCGGCAGCTGGCCCCTCTGATACAGAGCAAGTGGGAGGATCCGGCGGTGGTCGTCGTCAGCCCGGACCTCGCCCATGCCATCCCCATCCTCGGCGGGCACCATGGCGGGAACGCCCTCGCCAGGGAGCTTCAGGCCTGCCTCGGGATCCAGGCGGTGATCACCACGGCAACCGAGGCTGCGGGCAGGGAGTCGGTCGAGGGGATCGCTGCCCGCGAGGGTTGCACCGTCCTGAATCGAACCTCCACCCGGGCAGCGAACGCCGCGATGCTGGAGGGTGACGTGCCGCTCTACGCGATCCCGGGTCCGGGGGTGGTGATCGCGGGCCCTTCCGTATCGATTCTGCTGCGGGGAGGCGAGTACGTGGTCGGAATCGGCTGCCGCCGGGGCGTGTCCCGCGACGAGGTGCTGTCTGCCCTCTCGAAGGGTCTGCGGGACGCCGGGATCGGTCCGGATTCCGTGCTTGCGTATGCCACGACAGAGCGGAAGCGGGGGGAGTCCGCTCTCTCCGAGGCCGTCTCCGCCCTCTCGGGAAACCTGGTCTTCCTGCAGGACGCGCAGATTAATGCCCAGCCGCCCGGCACCCCGTCCGCCGCCGCGCGGCTGGGACTGCAGGGCGTGGCCGAACCCTGCGCCCGGGCGCTCTCAGGGAGAAAGGAGATCGTCATGGCGAAGAGAGCCTACGGGAGGGTGACCGTTGCCGTCGCCCGATGA
- the hemL gene encoding glutamate-1-semialdehyde 2,1-aminomutase: MKSADLFEEARTLMPGGVSSPVRAIRPHPFYAVRGQGSRIVTVEGEELIDCCMGYGPLILGHAHPLVRDAIARQLERGWLYGTPTPLELELARRVVADHPAVEMVRFVSTGAEATMAAIRLARGYTGRQDIVKIEGGFHGAHDAVLVKAGSGATTLGIPDSAGVLPDLVRHTLQVPFNDAETLAEQLQKNPDTACLILEPVMGNIGPVLPEPGYLEEVRSITREADVLLIFDEVITGYRLGIGGAQARYRVRPDLATFGKILGGGLPIGAFGGRREIMELVAPEGPVYQAGTFSGNPLSLAAGTATLQYLHAHPEIYRSLETSVRAIGESVRGDGSFVSIGSLFQYFFRGSPPKNYREVKECDTEAFGRLWRGMLSRGVFLPPSQFETNFLSAAHTEQDIEAIGAAYRQCL; the protein is encoded by the coding sequence GTGAAGAGCGCCGACCTCTTCGAGGAGGCGAGAACACTGATGCCGGGCGGAGTGAGCAGCCCGGTGCGGGCGATCCGCCCCCATCCCTTCTACGCTGTGCGGGGCCAGGGCTCTCGGATCGTCACCGTGGAGGGGGAAGAGCTGATCGACTGCTGCATGGGCTACGGACCCCTCATCCTGGGGCACGCCCATCCGCTGGTGAGAGACGCGATCGCACGGCAGCTGGAGCGGGGCTGGCTCTACGGCACCCCGACGCCGCTGGAACTCGAGCTCGCGCGACGGGTCGTCGCCGACCACCCCGCGGTGGAGATGGTGCGGTTCGTCTCCACGGGAGCGGAGGCGACCATGGCGGCGATCCGCCTCGCCCGCGGTTACACGGGGAGGCAGGACATCGTCAAGATCGAGGGCGGGTTCCACGGCGCCCACGATGCGGTACTGGTGAAGGCGGGATCGGGGGCGACCACGCTCGGCATTCCGGACTCCGCGGGCGTCCTCCCCGACCTCGTCCGCCACACCCTCCAGGTGCCCTTCAACGACGCGGAGACGCTTGCAGAACAGCTCCAGAAGAATCCGGACACCGCCTGCCTGATCCTGGAGCCTGTCATGGGGAATATTGGCCCCGTCCTCCCCGAACCGGGCTACCTGGAGGAGGTGAGGAGCATCACCCGCGAGGCGGACGTGCTTCTGATCTTCGACGAGGTGATCACGGGCTACCGCCTGGGTATCGGCGGTGCCCAGGCGCGCTACAGGGTGCGGCCGGATCTCGCCACCTTCGGCAAGATCCTGGGCGGCGGGCTTCCCATCGGTGCGTTCGGCGGACGGCGGGAGATCATGGAGCTCGTGGCTCCGGAGGGCCCCGTCTACCAGGCGGGGACCTTCAGCGGCAACCCTCTCTCCCTCGCCGCCGGCACGGCAACCCTGCAGTACCTCCACGCTCACCCCGAGATCTACCGCAGCCTGGAGACATCGGTGCGGGCGATCGGCGAGTCCGTCCGCGGGGACGGATCTTTCGTCTCCATCGGCTCCCTGTTCCAGTACTTCTTCCGCGGGAGCCCCCCGAAGAACTACCGCGAGGTGAAGGAATGCGATACGGAGGCGTTCGGCCGCCTCTGGAGGGGCATGCTCTCGCGCGGCGTCTTCCTCCCCCCCTCCCAGTTCGAGACGAACTTCCTCTCCGCGGCGCACACCGAGCAGGACATCGAAGCGATAGGAGCGGCGTACCGCCAATGTCTCTGA
- the hemB gene encoding porphobilinogen synthase produces the protein MFPERRLRRLRRKGICEILSENTVSRKDLIAPLFVDERAEEPVGIGSMPGQMRYPIDDTAERARELWEKGIRSILLFGIPAEKDAEGSSAWTEDGVVQQAVRRIRRNVPEMVICTDVCACEYTDHGHCGIVGDTHCGPDLLNDPSLAVMERIAVSHARAGADIVAPSCMLDGMVLSIRRALDAAAREDVLIMSYSTKFASAFYGPFREAAESGYAFGDRRSYQLNPANANEALRESEEDAMEGADILMVKPAGFYLDVLAGVKTLGLPVAAYQVSGEYAMIRAAAERGWLDEKAAVLETLTCLKRAGADLIVTYFADEAAGWIP, from the coding sequence ATGTTTCCGGAGAGAAGACTGAGAAGGCTGCGCCGGAAGGGGATCTGCGAGATCCTGTCCGAGAATACAGTGTCCAGAAAAGACCTGATCGCCCCGCTCTTCGTCGACGAACGGGCGGAGGAGCCGGTCGGAATCGGCTCCATGCCGGGCCAGATGCGCTACCCGATCGACGATACCGCGGAACGGGCTCGCGAACTGTGGGAGAAGGGGATCCGGAGCATCCTGCTCTTCGGTATCCCCGCGGAGAAGGACGCGGAGGGATCCTCTGCCTGGACGGAGGACGGCGTGGTGCAGCAGGCAGTGCGGAGAATCCGGAGAAACGTGCCGGAGATGGTGATCTGCACCGACGTATGTGCCTGCGAGTACACGGACCACGGGCACTGCGGGATCGTGGGCGATACCCATTGCGGACCGGATCTCCTGAACGATCCCTCTCTTGCGGTGATGGAGCGGATCGCGGTGAGCCACGCCCGGGCCGGGGCCGACATCGTCGCCCCCTCCTGCATGCTGGACGGGATGGTGCTCTCGATCCGGCGGGCCCTCGATGCCGCCGCGCGGGAGGATGTACTGATCATGTCCTACTCCACCAAGTTCGCCAGCGCCTTCTACGGCCCGTTCCGGGAAGCGGCGGAGAGCGGCTACGCCTTCGGGGATCGGCGTAGCTACCAGCTGAACCCGGCGAACGCGAACGAGGCCCTGCGGGAGTCCGAAGAGGACGCGATGGAGGGCGCCGACATCCTGATGGTGAAGCCGGCCGGGTTCTATCTGGACGTGCTCGCCGGGGTGAAGACCCTCGGTCTTCCGGTTGCCGCATACCAGGTGAGCGGGGAGTACGCGATGATCCGCGCGGCGGCGGAGCGGGGCTGGCTCGACGAGAAGGCCGCCGTGCTGGAGACCCTCACCTGCCTCAAACGGGCGGGCGCCGACCTGATCGTCACCTACTTTGCCGATGAGGCTGCGGGGTGGATACCGTGA
- the cbiT gene encoding precorrin-6Y C5,15-methyltransferase (decarboxylating) subunit CbiT, whose protein sequence is MGLPGGPTQDEIMAVALQKLGLRPTDRVADIGCGTGKVSMAIARQAERVYAIDRREEAIAEARGAAAGAGVSNIDFLPGEARQILGGLGELDAAFVGGSRDLPEVLGILARQVKGTIVVNAVLVNTLATAISTMRALGIFREAVLVQVARSREVGGEIMFRPIDPVYIVVGGAACS, encoded by the coding sequence ATGGGTCTTCCAGGCGGACCGACACAGGATGAGATCATGGCGGTCGCCCTCCAGAAACTGGGACTCCGACCGACCGATCGGGTGGCTGACATCGGCTGCGGGACCGGAAAGGTCTCCATGGCGATTGCGCGGCAGGCAGAGCGGGTATACGCGATCGACCGCCGGGAGGAGGCGATCGCCGAAGCGCGGGGGGCGGCAGCGGGTGCGGGCGTCTCGAATATCGACTTCCTGCCGGGCGAAGCCCGGCAGATCCTCGGCGGACTGGGGGAGCTCGATGCCGCCTTCGTGGGCGGGTCCCGGGACCTTCCCGAAGTGCTCGGCATCCTCGCACGGCAGGTGAAGGGCACGATCGTGGTGAACGCGGTCCTCGTGAACACGCTTGCGACGGCGATCTCGACCATGCGGGCGCTCGGCATCTTCCGCGAGGCGGTTCTGGTGCAGGTGGCGCGCTCCCGAGAGGTCGGCGGCGAGATCATGTTCCGCCCCATCGACCCCGTTTACATCGTCGTGGGGGGTGCGGCATGCTCGTAG
- the cobA gene encoding uroporphyrinogen-III C-methyltransferase — protein MTGRVYLVGAGPGVPGLLTLRARQVIDAADVILYDQLAGEILRTLPEHAERIDCGKYGGRHTLEQDEIEAILVDRARAGRTVVRLKGGDPFLFGRGGEELEVLRAHGIPVEVVPGVTSAIAVPGCVGIPVTHRRCASTVIFVTGHEDPTKAESGIDWAALAKTRGTIVILMGVKNLEGIAKTLQGHGMDRETPVAIVERGLSEGQRVTVGVLGDIAVRARTAGVRPPAIIVIGDVVQLYRGENLYSEELQD, from the coding sequence ATGACGGGCAGAGTCTACCTGGTCGGAGCCGGCCCGGGGGTGCCGGGGCTCCTCACCCTCCGCGCCCGGCAGGTGATCGATGCGGCGGACGTGATCCTCTACGACCAGCTGGCCGGAGAGATCCTCCGCACGCTCCCCGAGCATGCGGAGCGGATCGACTGCGGGAAGTACGGGGGGCGGCACACCCTGGAGCAGGATGAGATCGAGGCGATCCTGGTGGACCGGGCGCGCGCGGGGCGGACCGTCGTGCGGTTGAAGGGCGGGGACCCTTTCCTCTTCGGGCGGGGTGGCGAGGAGCTGGAGGTGCTCCGGGCTCACGGGATACCGGTGGAGGTCGTTCCCGGCGTGACGAGCGCGATCGCGGTGCCCGGCTGCGTCGGGATCCCGGTCACCCACCGCAGGTGCGCCTCCACCGTCATCTTCGTGACGGGACACGAGGATCCAACAAAGGCGGAGTCCGGGATCGACTGGGCGGCGCTCGCGAAGACGCGGGGGACGATTGTGATCCTGATGGGCGTGAAGAACCTGGAGGGCATCGCGAAGACTCTGCAGGGTCACGGCATGGATCGGGAGACGCCGGTCGCGATCGTCGAGCGCGGGCTCTCGGAGGGGCAGCGGGTGACTGTGGGTGTCCTCGGGGACATCGCCGTGCGGGCACGGACCGCAGGAGTCCGACCGCCGGCCATCATCGTGATCGGGGATGTGGTGCAGCTCTACCGGGGCGAGAACCTCTATAGCGAAGAGCTCCAGGATTGA
- the cobM gene encoding precorrin-4 C(11)-methyltransferase, translating to MTKVYFVGAGPGDPDLITVKGRRLLERADVLIYTGSLVNPALVALSGAPLKMNSHGMHLPELLEAMASNALAGRTVVRLHSGDPSLYGAIVEQIDGLAERGVDVEIVPGVSSLFAAAAALKTQLTLRGVSDTLIVTRPRGRTLGDDALAELSRHGATMVVFLGADKLQEVVSAVEYPPETPVAVVYHASWDDERVVKGTLANIVERARSAGIERTALIVIGGVVEPDGYARSVLYA from the coding sequence ATGACGAAGGTCTACTTCGTGGGCGCCGGACCCGGGGATCCCGACCTGATCACGGTGAAAGGCCGCAGGCTGCTCGAACGGGCAGATGTCCTCATCTACACCGGATCCCTGGTGAACCCGGCCCTCGTCGCCCTCTCGGGCGCACCCCTGAAGATGAACAGCCACGGTATGCACCTCCCCGAACTTCTGGAGGCGATGGCGTCGAACGCCCTTGCCGGGCGGACCGTCGTCCGCCTCCATTCCGGCGACCCCTCGCTCTACGGGGCGATCGTGGAGCAGATCGACGGGCTCGCGGAGCGGGGCGTGGACGTGGAGATTGTGCCCGGCGTCTCCTCCCTCTTCGCTGCGGCGGCGGCTCTGAAAACCCAGCTGACGCTGCGGGGCGTCTCCGATACCCTGATCGTGACCCGCCCGCGGGGCAGGACGCTGGGGGATGACGCCCTTGCCGAGCTCTCACGCCACGGCGCGACGATGGTCGTCTTCCTGGGAGCCGATAAACTGCAGGAGGTGGTGTCTGCGGTGGAGTATCCGCCGGAGACGCCCGTGGCGGTCGTCTACCACGCCTCCTGGGATGACGAGCGGGTGGTGAAGGGAACGCTCGCCAACATCGTGGAGAGGGCCCGCTCGGCCGGCATCGAACGGACGGCCCTGATCGTCATCGGGGGCGTCGTGGAACCGGATGGATATGCCAGGTCGGTGCTCTACGCATGA
- the hemC gene encoding hydroxymethylbilane synthase — MSLRLGTRGSRLALVQTEKVARALADRGIEVETVIVRTQGDVAAGVPLHEIGGQGVFVRALDEAILDGEIDAAVHSMKDIPARRPEGVVTAAILARDSPADYLIFEGDLDDVQVVGTSSTRRRAQLLRHDPSLTIRPLRGNVDTRLRRLALGDFDAIVLAEAGLERMEIEANGMRLPVTQFVPSANQGTIGVVARDDPALISQLRPLDDTATRVEIGVERAVMEELGGGCFTPNGIFCSNGRLIAEVLSLDGERTERIDQRISTLKEARECGRMLREKASDLIADAARQLRLTE; from the coding sequence ATGTCTCTGAGACTGGGTACGCGGGGCAGCCGCCTCGCGCTGGTGCAGACCGAGAAGGTGGCGCGGGCGCTCGCCGATCGGGGGATCGAGGTGGAGACGGTGATCGTCCGCACCCAGGGCGACGTGGCGGCGGGTGTCCCCCTCCACGAGATCGGGGGGCAGGGTGTCTTCGTGCGGGCGCTCGACGAGGCGATCCTGGACGGCGAGATCGACGCGGCGGTTCACAGCATGAAGGACATACCTGCCAGACGCCCCGAGGGGGTGGTGACGGCCGCAATCCTGGCCCGCGACTCGCCGGCCGACTACCTCATCTTCGAGGGCGACCTCGACGACGTGCAGGTGGTGGGGACATCCAGCACCCGCCGGCGGGCGCAGCTCCTGCGTCACGACCCCTCGCTCACCATCCGCCCCCTGCGGGGGAACGTGGACACCCGCCTCCGCCGCCTCGCCCTCGGGGACTTCGATGCCATCGTGCTCGCCGAAGCCGGGCTGGAGCGGATGGAGATCGAGGCAAACGGCATGCGCCTGCCGGTCACCCAATTCGTCCCCTCCGCCAACCAGGGGACGATCGGCGTGGTCGCCCGGGACGATCCGGCACTCATCAGCCAGCTGCGCCCGCTGGACGACACCGCGACCCGCGTGGAGATCGGCGTCGAGCGGGCGGTGATGGAGGAGCTCGGCGGGGGATGCTTCACCCCGAACGGGATCTTCTGCAGCAACGGGAGGCTGATCGCCGAGGTGCTCTCCCTGGATGGGGAGCGGACGGAGCGGATCGATCAGAGGATCAGCACGCTGAAGGAAGCGCGGGAGTGCGGGCGGATGCTGCGGGAGAAGGCGTCGGACCTGATCGCCGACGCCGCACGGCAACTGAGGCTGACGGAATGA
- a CDS encoding cobalt-factor II C(20)-methyltransferase, giving the protein MLVGLGLGPGDPELLTLRAVRLLREADAVFVPGRIARDLVAPYRDAEILSFPMTEDEAAIRKVIEEHADRIAPHAERGLAVFGLLGDPNLFSTYGRLVQVIREKHPQIPCTSEPGVSAITAWTAAAGISLSEGFEVSDGSEPRCRILLKVRNPREDAERLKRLGYSEFILLERMYMPDARIYPGTALPEKSDYMSILVARR; this is encoded by the coding sequence ATGCTCGTAGGGCTGGGCCTGGGGCCGGGCGATCCCGAGCTCCTCACGCTCCGCGCAGTCCGCCTGCTGCGGGAGGCGGACGCGGTCTTCGTCCCGGGGCGCATCGCCCGCGATCTGGTCGCCCCCTACCGCGATGCAGAGATCCTCTCCTTCCCCATGACCGAGGACGAGGCGGCGATCCGGAAAGTCATCGAGGAGCATGCAGACCGCATCGCACCCCATGCGGAGCGGGGTCTCGCGGTCTTCGGGCTCCTGGGGGATCCGAATCTCTTCTCCACCTACGGGCGGCTCGTGCAGGTGATCCGGGAGAAGCACCCGCAGATCCCGTGCACGTCCGAGCCCGGAGTGAGTGCCATCACCGCCTGGACCGCCGCGGCGGGAATCTCCCTCTCGGAGGGGTTCGAGGTCTCTGATGGCAGCGAGCCCCGCTGCCGGATCCTTCTTAAAGTGCGGAACCCGCGGGAGGACGCGGAGAGGCTCAAACGCCTGGGCTACAGCGAGTTCATCCTGCTGGAGCGGATGTACATGCCCGACGCCCGCATCTACCCGGGAACGGCGCTGCCCGAGAAGAGCGATTACATGAGCATCCTGGTGGCGAGGCGATGA